From the Bacteroidia bacterium genome, one window contains:
- a CDS encoding ferritin, whose protein sequence is MKISDKLHEMLNEQIANELYSCNLYLSMASYFLDLELNGFANFFLVQVEEENFHAMRQFKYLHDVDGKLILRAIEAPQTGFKSIKNVFEITMEHEKKVTKSINKMIQQAVKENDFATHTFLQWFVTEQVEEEATVKNILKKIEMVADNSSALYLLNEELSRRTFQKPAL, encoded by the coding sequence ATGAAAATTAGCGATAAACTTCACGAAATGCTGAATGAGCAAATTGCAAATGAATTATATTCCTGCAATCTGTACTTATCAATGGCCTCCTACTTTTTAGATTTAGAACTCAACGGATTTGCAAACTTTTTCCTAGTTCAGGTAGAAGAAGAAAACTTTCATGCCATGAGACAATTTAAATACCTCCATGACGTAGATGGCAAACTCATCTTACGCGCCATAGAAGCTCCCCAAACCGGCTTTAAATCAATCAAAAACGTTTTTGAAATCACAATGGAGCATGAAAAAAAAGTAACAAAATCAATCAACAAAATGATTCAGCAAGCCGTAAAAGAGAACGATTTTGCCACACATACCTTTTTACAATGGTTTGTAACAGAGCAGGTTGAAGAAGAAGCTACGGTAAAAAATATCCTCAAAAAAATAGAAATGGTAGCCGATAATTCCAGTGCTTTATATTTGCTAAACGAAGAATTAAGTAGAAGAACTTTTCAAAAACCAGCCCTATGA
- the hppD gene encoding 4-hydroxyphenylpyruvate dioxygenase, whose translation METLRPDSSNTLNHDFLPINGTDYVEFYVGNAKQASYYYRSAFGFQAIAYLGPETGNRDKVSYVLRQGKITLVLTTPLSPDSEIAQHIHEHGDGVKTIAMWVDDATDAFHQTTKRGAKPYLAPTKQTDNFGEVVLSAIHTYGETLHYFVERKNYQGVFLPGFVAWKPTYNPPSVGLLYVDHCVGNVGWNEMNIWANFYAQCMGFSQIISFDDKDISTEYTALMSKVMSNGNGRIKFPINEPAEGKKKSQIEEFIEFYRGSGVQHLALATDNIITTIQALKSRGVEFLEVPASYYDSLIDRVGNIDEDIKILRELKILVDRDDEGYLLQLFTKPVEDRPTLFYEIIQRKGAKSFGKGNFKALFEAIEREQALRGNL comes from the coding sequence ATGGAAACGCTTAGACCAGATTCTTCAAATACACTTAATCACGATTTTTTGCCTATAAACGGAACAGATTACGTTGAATTTTATGTAGGAAATGCAAAGCAGGCATCATATTATTATCGTTCAGCCTTTGGTTTTCAGGCAATTGCCTATCTTGGCCCGGAAACGGGAAATCGGGATAAGGTATCTTACGTGCTTCGGCAGGGCAAAATAACATTGGTTTTAACAACTCCATTAAGCCCGGATAGCGAAATTGCCCAACATATTCATGAACATGGAGACGGCGTAAAAACCATCGCAATGTGGGTTGATGACGCTACTGACGCTTTTCACCAGACTACAAAACGCGGCGCAAAACCATATCTTGCACCTACTAAACAAACTGATAACTTCGGCGAAGTGGTTTTATCAGCAATCCACACCTACGGAGAAACCTTACACTATTTTGTAGAAAGAAAAAACTACCAAGGAGTATTTTTACCCGGCTTTGTCGCTTGGAAACCAACGTATAACCCGCCCTCCGTTGGCTTACTGTATGTAGATCACTGCGTAGGTAACGTTGGCTGGAATGAAATGAATATCTGGGCTAACTTCTATGCGCAATGTATGGGCTTTAGCCAAATAATTTCTTTTGACGACAAAGATATTTCCACAGAATACACCGCCCTGATGAGTAAAGTTATGTCTAATGGCAATGGCAGAATTAAATTCCCCATCAATGAGCCGGCAGAAGGAAAGAAAAAATCCCAAATAGAAGAGTTTATTGAGTTTTATCGAGGGTCGGGCGTTCAACATTTGGCTTTGGCTACCGATAACATCATAACGACTATTCAAGCACTCAAAAGCCGTGGAGTAGAGTTTCTGGAAGTCCCCGCCTCTTATTATGACTCCCTAATTGACCGCGTAGGAAATATTGACGAAGATATTAAAATCCTACGTGAACTGAAAATATTGGTAGATAGAGACGATGAAGGCTATCTTTTACAGCTATTTACAAAACCCGTAGAAGACCGTCCAACACTATTTTATGAAATTATTCAGCGAAAAGGCGCTAAATCTTTTGGAAAAGGAAATTTTAAGGCACTCTTCGAAGCCATCGAAAGAGAACAAGCACTACGTGGAAACCTCTAA
- a CDS encoding MFS transporter: MESERLSRNIIAIIIVAALGYFVDIYDLVLFAIVRVESLKAIGIAGKGLTDTGILLMDAQMIGLLCGGLLWGVLGDKRGRLSVLFGSIFLYSVANILNAFVQNVPQYAILRFIAGVGLAGELGAGITLIAEVMPKEHRGYGATIVATVGLLGAILAGYIGNNYDFRTCYVIGGVMGVILLLLRIGVTESNMFKKIHQHNTVQKGSIRLLFSNKDRVKRYITCILIGLPIWYAVGILVTLSPEFGHFMEIQGEVKTGTAIMYTYSGLALGDLICGLLSQFLKSRKKAVLLYMLLSVLTIAWFLTLRGVSSDAFYWMYFVIGLCAGYWAIFVTIASEQFGTNLRATVTTSVPNFVRGAVVPITLLFNLFRNTLQYDLVLSALGVAIVVFALSLWALSQMRETFGIDLNYLEGNDSALTVDKK; the protein is encoded by the coding sequence ATGGAGTCGGAACGTTTGAGCCGAAATATTATCGCAATTATTATTGTAGCGGCATTGGGTTACTTCGTGGATATTTACGACTTAGTGTTATTTGCAATCGTTCGGGTAGAAAGCCTAAAAGCCATCGGAATAGCCGGTAAAGGATTAACGGATACAGGGATTCTGCTGATGGATGCGCAGATGATTGGATTATTATGCGGCGGGCTGCTCTGGGGTGTCTTAGGTGATAAAAGAGGAAGATTATCGGTTTTATTTGGCTCAATATTTCTATACTCGGTAGCTAATATTTTGAATGCTTTTGTGCAAAATGTGCCTCAATATGCGATTTTACGGTTTATTGCCGGCGTTGGGTTAGCCGGTGAGTTGGGTGCCGGAATCACACTGATAGCCGAAGTTATGCCGAAAGAACATCGCGGTTATGGCGCAACCATAGTAGCAACAGTTGGCTTGTTAGGCGCAATCTTAGCCGGATATATTGGTAATAATTACGATTTTAGAACTTGTTATGTCATCGGTGGCGTTATGGGCGTTATACTGCTGCTCTTACGAATCGGCGTAACTGAATCCAATATGTTCAAGAAAATACACCAGCATAACACTGTCCAAAAAGGAAGTATCCGATTACTTTTCTCTAATAAAGACCGTGTCAAACGGTATATAACTTGTATTTTGATTGGCTTACCTATTTGGTATGCCGTAGGAATTTTGGTAACGTTAAGTCCTGAGTTTGGGCATTTTATGGAAATTCAGGGGGAAGTCAAAACCGGCACTGCTATCATGTACACTTATTCCGGTTTAGCCCTTGGCGACCTTATCTGTGGCCTACTGAGCCAATTTCTTAAAAGCCGTAAAAAAGCTGTTTTGCTCTATATGCTGCTTTCAGTTTTAACAATAGCTTGGTTTTTAACCCTAAGAGGCGTAAGCAGTGATGCTTTTTATTGGATGTATTTTGTCATTGGCTTATGTGCCGGTTATTGGGCTATTTTCGTTACCATAGCTTCGGAACAATTTGGCACGAATCTGCGGGCTACTGTAACCACCTCCGTTCCCAACTTTGTGCGCGGTGCAGTTGTGCCTATCACACTGTTATTCAACTTATTTAGAAATACTTTACAATATGACTTGGTACTTTCTGCCCTTGGAGTAGCAATCGTTGTATTTGCATTATCGCTGTGGGCATTATCGCAGATGAGAGAAACCTTTGGAATAGACTTAAACTATCTTGAAGGTAATGATTCAGCTTTAACTGTTGATAAAAAGTAA
- a CDS encoding alanine dehydrogenase, whose protein sequence is MDTFDYSKFQSKPAFSSPAFLPIPVEMPLKISRDRTPLKIGVPKETAFQEMRIPLTPGSVGVLVANGHLVYVEHNAGVGSNFPDNAYSEVGAVICYTQEQLYTSADIIVKIEPLTSKEIEFLQPRKIIISALNMGTTQREYIQALIDKNITAIAFEFMQSEDGSLPIVRMISEIAGIASIQIAAELLSRNTQGNGLLLGGITGVPPARVTIIGAGNVGINAARTALGMGAFVRVFDSEVHMLRRLEHELGQKVFTCITQQDYIAEAIKNSDVVIGAIHKGGQRTPHIVTEEMVSSMDNGSVIIDVSIDQGGCIETSEPTNHARPTFIKHGVIHYCVPNITSRVARTASAAISNILGPLILKIGNAGGITRVIAQDSTIRRGLYIYLRHITQRSLATHIGSEYKDIDLLIATNI, encoded by the coding sequence ATGGATACGTTTGATTACTCTAAGTTTCAGTCAAAGCCGGCCTTTTCATCACCAGCATTTTTGCCTATTCCGGTTGAAATGCCGCTCAAAATATCCCGCGACCGAACTCCCTTAAAAATAGGTGTTCCTAAAGAAACAGCGTTTCAAGAGATGCGGATTCCACTAACGCCGGGGTCTGTTGGGGTGCTTGTAGCAAATGGACACTTAGTTTATGTAGAGCATAATGCCGGAGTAGGCTCTAATTTTCCAGATAATGCCTACAGCGAAGTAGGAGCCGTCATTTGCTACACACAAGAACAGCTATATACTTCTGCAGATATTATCGTTAAAATAGAACCATTAACGAGCAAAGAAATAGAGTTTTTGCAGCCACGCAAAATCATAATCTCTGCCTTAAATATGGGCACAACTCAGCGAGAATATATCCAAGCACTGATTGACAAGAACATTACAGCCATCGCATTTGAGTTTATGCAAAGTGAGGATGGTAGTTTACCTATTGTACGTATGATTTCCGAAATAGCCGGCATTGCTTCTATCCAGATAGCGGCGGAGTTGCTATCGCGAAATACTCAAGGGAATGGACTACTACTTGGGGGAATTACCGGTGTACCTCCTGCCCGTGTAACTATCATTGGTGCCGGAAATGTTGGTATTAACGCTGCCCGCACTGCTTTGGGTATGGGCGCATTTGTGCGGGTCTTTGACTCAGAAGTACACATGCTACGCCGGTTAGAGCATGAACTCGGCCAAAAAGTATTTACCTGCATTACCCAACAAGATTATATTGCAGAAGCTATCAAAAACTCAGATGTTGTGATTGGAGCTATCCACAAAGGCGGCCAACGAACGCCGCATATCGTAACCGAAGAAATGGTGAGTTCTATGGATAACGGGTCAGTAATCATAGACGTTTCCATAGACCAAGGCGGTTGCATTGAAACCAGTGAACCCACTAACCACGCCAGACCTACTTTTATCAAACACGGAGTTATTCATTATTGTGTACCAAACATCACATCGCGTGTGGCCAGAACAGCTTCCGCAGCAATCAGTAATATTTTAGGCCCACTCATTCTAAAAATCGGAAATGCCGGAGGAATAACCCGAGTCATTGCTCAAGATTCCACCATAAGACGCGGCCTTTATATCTATCTTAGGCATATTACCCAGCGATCCTTAGCAACTCATATCGGCTCAGAATATAAAGACATTGACTTATTGAT
- a CDS encoding nucleoside phosphorylase codes for MSLTENPIPPSELIINPNGSIYHLGLVPDQLADKIILVGDPERVPKVSKFFSSIEFKMSRREFVIHTGMYQGHRVTVLSTGMGTDNIDIAITELDALVNIDFQTRLLKSNHTQLKILRLGTCGGVQPEVPLGSFVLSEYACGLDGLAYYYCLNSESDEQQLNDSFRQFLQQQFQFDFITPYSVRKTAQFSIAGDHFKGITLTADGFYGPQSRQLRLKPRLDDIPKNISTFRFGELKFLNIEMETAGILLMSRLLGHQAASLSMILANRQLKQFFHDSAPTIDRLIEVGLNSIIQ; via the coding sequence ATGAGCTTAACAGAAAACCCGATTCCGCCTTCCGAGCTGATTATCAACCCGAACGGTAGCATTTATCACTTAGGATTAGTTCCTGACCAATTAGCTGACAAAATAATTTTGGTAGGAGACCCCGAAAGAGTACCCAAAGTTTCTAAGTTTTTCTCCTCCATTGAATTTAAAATGAGTAGGCGAGAGTTCGTTATCCATACCGGGATGTATCAAGGCCACCGAGTTACGGTACTTTCTACCGGAATGGGAACGGATAATATAGATATTGCTATTACAGAATTAGATGCGTTGGTAAATATAGATTTTCAAACTCGCTTGCTAAAATCGAATCATACACAATTAAAGATATTACGTTTAGGGACTTGCGGGGGTGTTCAGCCCGAAGTGCCGTTAGGCAGTTTTGTGCTTAGTGAATATGCTTGCGGCTTAGATGGTCTTGCTTATTACTATTGTCTTAACTCAGAATCAGATGAGCAGCAACTGAATGACAGCTTTCGGCAGTTTTTACAACAGCAGTTTCAGTTTGATTTTATAACGCCGTATTCTGTTCGGAAAACAGCACAATTTAGCATTGCCGGCGACCACTTCAAGGGGATTACGCTCACAGCAGACGGCTTCTATGGCCCTCAATCTCGCCAACTCCGCTTGAAACCACGCCTCGACGATATACCCAAAAATATATCCACGTTTCGTTTTGGGGAACTAAAATTTTTGAATATCGAAATGGAGACTGCCGGCATCTTATTGATGAGCAGACTTTTAGGGCATCAAGCAGCTTCGCTTTCCATGATATTAGCAAACCGGCAGCTAAAGCAATTCTTTCATGATTCAGCACCTACCATTGACCGCCTCATCGAAGTCGGCCTAAATTCAATCATCCAGTAA
- a CDS encoding thymidine kinase, giving the protein MYPEWHNDNETGWIEVICGSMFSGKTEELIRRMRRAQIAKQPAVLFKPAIDIRYDKEDIVSHNNNRIPSKPVTSAQQIWMLSGNAKVIGIDEGQFFDEQIVDVANRLANNGKRVIIAGLDMDYLGKPFGQMPYLMAIAEFVTKVHAICPKTGQLAHYSFRKTALNEQVVLGEQDIYEPLSRKAYLKEMETKNKL; this is encoded by the coding sequence ATGTATCCAGAATGGCATAATGACAACGAAACCGGCTGGATTGAAGTAATCTGCGGGAGTATGTTTTCCGGCAAAACGGAGGAGCTTATCCGTAGGATGCGCCGAGCACAGATAGCCAAACAGCCCGCTGTTTTGTTTAAACCGGCTATTGACATCCGCTATGATAAAGAAGACATCGTATCTCATAACAACAACCGCATACCCTCCAAGCCAGTTACCAGCGCCCAGCAAATTTGGATGCTCTCCGGTAACGCCAAAGTAATAGGCATAGACGAAGGCCAATTCTTTGATGAACAAATTGTGGATGTAGCTAACCGGTTGGCAAATAACGGAAAAAGAGTAATTATCGCCGGCTTAGACATGGACTATTTGGGTAAGCCCTTCGGGCAAATGCCGTACCTGATGGCTATAGCCGAATTTGTTACCAAAGTCCACGCAATTTGCCCCAAAACAGGCCAGCTCGCCCACTACTCCTTCCGAAAAACAGCCCTAAACGAACAAGTCGTCCTGGGAGAACAAGACATCTATGAACCACTCTCCCGAAAAGCCTACCTGAAAGAAATGGAAACGAAAAATAAATTGTAA